From one Bacillus sp. Marseille-P3661 genomic stretch:
- a CDS encoding lecithin retinol acyltransferase family protein — MIPNFDILSIEIRKGNHYCPLIRDKLGDTLEDIGDKADAALGTGDYKYATAEQRKKALTSSMKKTTNRSKTKVEYGDVIGISRMGGLYEHYGVYVGNNRVIHFTSMDSDTSNDNEIMETDMAHFLKDQTSFFILDFEEMIYGDDDQPTKVPVSSEFAPPTPKIPDKYLMKLYSPSETVQRAKSKIGCNGYNLAFNNCEHFAIWCKTGLHKSYQVEGAVSGSKGHKIVVR; from the coding sequence TTGATTCCCAATTTCGATATACTTTCAATTGAAATTCGGAAAGGGAATCATTACTGCCCGTTAATACGGGATAAGCTCGGAGATACGCTTGAGGATATCGGCGATAAAGCTGATGCAGCACTAGGAACTGGAGACTATAAATACGCAACTGCTGAACAACGTAAAAAAGCACTCACTTCTTCAATGAAGAAAACCACAAACAGGTCCAAAACAAAAGTCGAGTACGGTGATGTGATCGGCATTTCAAGAATGGGTGGGCTTTATGAGCATTATGGTGTGTATGTTGGCAACAATCGCGTCATTCATTTTACATCGATGGATTCTGATACATCGAACGATAACGAAATCATGGAAACGGATATGGCCCACTTCTTAAAAGATCAAACATCGTTTTTTATCTTAGATTTTGAAGAAATGATTTACGGTGATGATGATCAGCCAACTAAAGTCCCTGTTTCTTCTGAATTTGCTCCACCAACTCCTAAAATCCCAGATAAATATCTTATGAAGCTATACTCGCCTTCTGAAACAGTACAGCGAGCAAAAAGTAAAATAGGCTGTAATGGATATAACCTTGCTTTCAATAACTGCGAGCATTTTGCAATTTGGTGCAAAACAGGACTACATAAGAGTTATCAAGTAGAAGGTGCGGTCAGTGGCAGTAAGGGGCATAAAATTGTGGTGAGGTAA
- a CDS encoding type II toxin-antitoxin system RelE/ParE family toxin yields MAHLIWSPSAVKDLEEICNYISKDSEEDARQFAKKIIDTIDGLYDFPYAGRIVPEIKKKTIREKLINHYRIIYRLKVDTIEIVRIMHSARVLNNLNQ; encoded by the coding sequence ATGGCTCATTTAATATGGTCTCCCTCTGCAGTTAAAGATTTAGAAGAAATATGTAACTACATTTCTAAAGATTCTGAAGAGGATGCAAGACAATTTGCAAAAAAGATTATTGATACTATTGATGGTTTATACGACTTCCCATACGCAGGTAGAATAGTTCCGGAGATAAAAAAGAAAACAATTAGAGAAAAACTAATTAATCATTATCGCATTATATACCGACTAAAGGTTGATACAATAGAAATAGTAAGGATTATGCATAGCGCAAGAGTACTAAACAATTTAAACCAATAA